Proteins encoded within one genomic window of Catenulispora sp. MAP5-51:
- a CDS encoding serine protease yields the protein MEVPDRLSRVARRRQRAQARKRARARRAALAAGAAGMLVIAVMLGAAFSSPSPAKAVAADGAAPATTSPAVVSSSVSTSISTSARGAAAAASPPAALAAGVSSANAPGSVTPEPTAGNGTSSAVAAAGLGSTVDPPAQPTSSPSGKPFGGTSVAGVLYKTDSGVSSHFCSASVVHSAAGNLVITAAHCVYSDGPKSDIAFAPGFHDGQLPYGSWPVTKVVVSQNWQSSNDPDEDVAFLQVAPSSSGASLESVTGADQIAFDAGFGMPVTVPAYPQGSDTPITCVAPAKKFSATQTEWDCGGYPDGTSGAPFLTAVDSSGEKGTVTGVIGGYEQGGDTPDVSYSAYFGSAVQALYQNATS from the coding sequence ATGGAGGTTCCCGACCGGCTGTCGCGGGTCGCACGCAGGCGGCAGCGCGCCCAGGCCCGCAAGCGGGCGCGGGCCCGGCGTGCGGCGCTCGCCGCCGGGGCGGCCGGGATGCTGGTGATCGCCGTGATGCTCGGCGCGGCGTTCAGCAGTCCGTCCCCGGCCAAGGCGGTCGCCGCCGACGGCGCGGCGCCGGCCACGACCTCCCCGGCCGTGGTCTCCAGCAGCGTCTCGACCTCGATCTCGACCTCCGCGCGGGGCGCGGCCGCCGCCGCGTCCCCGCCGGCGGCGCTGGCGGCCGGCGTGAGCAGCGCCAACGCGCCCGGCAGCGTCACTCCGGAGCCCACCGCCGGCAACGGAACGAGCAGCGCCGTCGCGGCCGCCGGTCTGGGCTCCACGGTCGACCCGCCCGCGCAGCCGACGAGCTCGCCGAGCGGGAAGCCGTTCGGCGGCACCTCGGTGGCCGGCGTCCTGTACAAAACGGACTCTGGCGTCTCCAGTCACTTCTGCAGCGCCTCGGTCGTGCACAGCGCGGCCGGGAACCTGGTCATCACCGCCGCGCACTGCGTGTACAGCGACGGTCCCAAATCGGACATCGCCTTCGCCCCCGGGTTCCACGACGGCCAGCTGCCTTACGGCTCCTGGCCGGTCACCAAGGTCGTGGTCTCCCAGAACTGGCAGAGCTCCAACGACCCGGACGAGGACGTGGCGTTCCTTCAGGTGGCGCCGTCCTCGAGCGGGGCCTCGCTGGAGTCGGTGACCGGGGCCGACCAGATCGCGTTCGACGCGGGCTTCGGGATGCCGGTCACGGTCCCGGCCTACCCGCAGGGTTCGGACACCCCGATCACGTGTGTGGCGCCGGCGAAGAAGTTCAGCGCGACGCAGACCGAGTGGGACTGCGGCGGCTATCCGGACGGCACGTCCGGCGCGCCGTTCCTGACCGCCGTGGACTCCAGCGGCGAGAAGGGGACCGTCACCGGCGTGATCGGCGGGTACGAGCAGGGCGGCGACACCCCGGACGTGTCCTACAGCGCCTACTTCGGCTCCGCCGTCCAGGCGTTGTATCAGAACGCGACGTCGTGA
- the mscL gene encoding large conductance mechanosensitive channel protein MscL, which translates to MLSGFKKFLMRGNVVDLAVAVVMGAAFGAIVKSMVSDIIMPLITAIFGKQDYTKLSFTLNKSTFSYGDLLTNVISFVSIAAAVYFLIVMPINHLNDRRKARLGIPEQATAPTDVQLLAEIRDLLAAQRSAE; encoded by the coding sequence TTGCTCTCCGGTTTTAAGAAGTTCCTGATGCGCGGCAACGTGGTCGACCTCGCGGTCGCGGTCGTCATGGGCGCGGCGTTCGGCGCCATCGTCAAGTCGATGGTCAGCGACATCATCATGCCGCTGATCACGGCGATCTTCGGCAAGCAGGACTACACCAAGCTCAGCTTCACGCTCAACAAGTCCACGTTCTCCTACGGCGACCTGTTGACCAACGTCATCAGCTTCGTGAGCATCGCGGCCGCGGTCTACTTCCTGATCGTGATGCCGATCAACCACCTCAACGACCGGCGCAAGGCGCGCCTGGGCATCCCGGAGCAGGCCACGGCGCCCACCGACGTCCAGCTGCTGGCCGAGATCCGCGACCTGCTCGCGGCGCAGCGCAGCGCCGAGTAG